One Persephonella hydrogeniphila DNA window includes the following coding sequences:
- a CDS encoding efflux RND transporter permease subunit gives MGKNLIELTLKRPHFILSVIFALSILGVIGLFNIKQKLFPDVNRPQIAVVVVEPGASAKDMAENVAIPIERRLYTLDKVRKVESTSKDEVSVITVEFEYEKDIGEAATDVQNELSKIRSVLPKNIKEPQIYKITDATPPVIVLSVYPKKPDISLADVRQIAENQIKNRLIRLPEVANVDVFGGYNKEVFIEIDREKLNRYKLSISTVIAKIQQADVDMPIGLLINSENEFLIKSLNKGRNIEQIKNIQITKDIRLSDIADVRYDYYTNKSLYYGNGKKAIALAVQRQPTGDALKTIDAVKRLIPQLKIEFPALNFEISDTQEKIIRLSNLNMLEALRDAIVMTAVVIFFFLANLRQMIIAGLSIPFVYAITIAIMWLLGMEFNIVTLTAIILALGMLIDDAVVVLENIERHLYELKEPTRDAVINGTKEVIFAVLAGTIATSVVLLPLLFVGDYPQQIFRPLAGTLLIAVIVSYFVSITFIPLIAPYLLKKTNKKNRLEQLTYKISEFFLRPLKNFYVGVVKIVFNKKFPAIPLFVFIIAMFIVSLKVIIPVVGREIMPPMDTGIVKGTVITDSNLSIHQIEEIVRKISEILNKDKRVEMYSIAVGSEPGVLTMGKALSTQTISLTIHYIDRFHRKESIWDIERELRRKIWQIPDLKYVHIFDYGATPLSTIKGNLDVMISGDDLKILDSIGTAILEKTYSVKGLVSVSKSWDYDKTVYNLKIDHKKALYYGLTPYTVASQLGAKIKGVPVALYNIPNEKSLLVRLVYREKQRDSDIDLYSMYLDTPKGKVPLSAVATIEKRLEPTVITRQGLRYTIDILGYREKAAISHIMESFKNVMEKSKEKLPAGYEMSQEGDVKQMMDAMLRMFKAIGIGIVLLFFALAPPFRSFLAPIAVIFAIPLSLIGAAWSILGMGYHQSMPGLMGIVLLAGIITKNSILLIDFINMALDRGKSLEEAIIDSIKIRTRPVLMTAFGTSVGMIPIALGWALGLERLAPLGTVAIGGLIVGTFLTLIYVPLLYYFLFKIRERVKLLFT, from the coding sequence ATGGGAAAAAATTTGATAGAACTGACACTTAAAAGACCCCACTTTATTCTTTCAGTAATCTTTGCCCTATCTATACTGGGAGTAATAGGGCTATTTAATATAAAGCAGAAGCTTTTCCCAGATGTAAATAGACCTCAGATTGCCGTTGTTGTTGTTGAACCGGGAGCTTCTGCAAAAGACATGGCAGAGAATGTTGCAATTCCTATAGAAAGAAGGCTTTACACACTTGATAAGGTAAGAAAAGTAGAATCCACCTCGAAGGATGAAGTCTCTGTAATAACAGTTGAGTTTGAGTATGAAAAGGATATAGGAGAGGCTGCAACAGATGTTCAGAATGAACTGTCGAAGATCCGTTCAGTTCTACCTAAAAATATTAAAGAACCCCAGATATACAAAATAACAGATGCTACTCCTCCTGTAATTGTTCTTTCGGTTTACCCTAAAAAACCTGATATCTCACTTGCAGATGTCAGACAGATAGCAGAAAACCAGATAAAAAACAGATTAATCAGACTTCCAGAAGTGGCAAATGTTGATGTTTTTGGTGGTTATAACAAGGAAGTTTTTATAGAGATAGACAGAGAAAAACTAAACAGATATAAACTTTCCATATCTACTGTGATTGCAAAGATACAGCAGGCTGATGTAGATATGCCTATCGGTCTTCTGATAAACAGTGAAAATGAGTTTCTTATAAAATCTTTGAATAAAGGGAGAAACATTGAACAGATAAAAAATATCCAGATAACTAAAGATATCAGACTTTCGGACATAGCAGATGTGAGATACGACTATTACACCAACAAATCCCTGTACTACGGAAATGGAAAGAAAGCGATAGCCCTTGCAGTCCAGAGACAGCCTACAGGAGATGCTCTCAAAACAATTGATGCTGTAAAAAGATTGATACCCCAGCTAAAAATAGAGTTTCCAGCTCTAAACTTTGAGATATCTGATACTCAGGAAAAAATCATAAGATTGAGTAATCTGAATATGCTTGAAGCACTGAGAGATGCAATTGTGATGACTGCTGTAGTTATATTCTTCTTCCTTGCAAATCTCAGACAGATGATTATAGCAGGTTTATCAATACCCTTTGTTTACGCAATTACTATAGCGATAATGTGGCTTCTTGGAATGGAATTTAATATAGTTACTCTTACAGCGATAATACTTGCTCTTGGTATGCTTATTGATGACGCTGTTGTCGTTTTAGAGAATATAGAGAGACACCTTTATGAACTGAAAGAGCCTACAAGGGATGCCGTTATAAACGGAACAAAAGAAGTTATTTTTGCTGTTTTGGCAGGGACTATAGCAACATCTGTTGTTTTACTTCCCCTATTATTTGTAGGGGATTATCCCCAGCAGATATTTAGACCACTTGCAGGAACTCTTCTGATAGCTGTTATAGTTTCTTACTTTGTTTCTATAACCTTTATTCCTTTAATAGCTCCCTATCTGCTGAAAAAAACAAATAAAAAAAATAGACTTGAACAGCTTACATACAAAATTTCAGAATTTTTCCTTAGACCACTAAAAAACTTTTATGTAGGTGTTGTAAAAATAGTTTTCAACAAAAAATTTCCTGCAATTCCTCTATTTGTTTTTATAATAGCGATGTTCATTGTATCTTTGAAAGTTATTATTCCTGTAGTGGGTAGAGAAATAATGCCTCCAATGGATACAGGAATTGTAAAAGGAACAGTGATCACAGACAGCAATCTTTCAATTCATCAGATAGAGGAGATAGTCAGGAAAATTTCTGAGATTTTGAACAAAGATAAAAGAGTAGAGATGTATTCAATCGCTGTAGGCTCAGAACCGGGTGTTCTTACCATGGGAAAAGCTTTGAGTACGCAAACTATAAGCCTTACCATCCATTACATAGATAGATTTCACAGGAAGGAGAGTATATGGGATATAGAAAGAGAGCTTAGAAGAAAAATATGGCAAATTCCAGACCTAAAGTACGTCCACATATTTGATTACGGAGCCACTCCCCTTTCTACAATAAAGGGAAACCTTGATGTAATGATTAGTGGTGATGATCTGAAAATATTAGACAGTATAGGAACGGCTATTCTTGAAAAAACCTATAGTGTAAAAGGGCTGGTATCTGTCTCCAAATCGTGGGATTATGATAAAACTGTTTATAACCTAAAAATAGATCACAAAAAGGCACTGTACTATGGACTTACTCCATATACCGTGGCATCACAGCTTGGAGCAAAAATAAAAGGAGTTCCTGTTGCCCTTTACAACATTCCTAATGAGAAAAGTTTACTCGTTCGTCTTGTATATAGAGAAAAACAGAGAGATTCAGATATTGATCTTTACTCTATGTATCTGGATACCCCAAAAGGAAAAGTACCTCTATCAGCTGTAGCTACAATAGAAAAAAGATTGGAACCTACCGTAATAACAAGACAGGGATTAAGATACACAATAGATATTTTAGGGTACAGGGAAAAAGCAGCAATATCCCATATAATGGAAAGTTTCAAAAATGTTATGGAAAAATCTAAAGAAAAACTTCCTGCAGGTTATGAGATGTCACAGGAAGGTGATGTAAAACAGATGATGGATGCAATGCTGAGGATGTTTAAAGCTATCGGTATAGGGATAGTTCTTCTTTTCTTTGCACTTGCACCTCCCTTCCGTTCATTCCTTGCTCCAATTGCGGTAATCTTTGCAATTCCCCTTTCTCTAATTGGAGCAGCATGGTCAATACTTGGTATGGGATACCACCAGTCCATGCCGGGACTTATGGGAATTGTTCTTCTTGCAGGAATAATAACTAAAAACTCTATTCTACTTATAGACTTTATAAATATGGCATTAGATAGAGGAAAGTCCCTTGAAGAAGCTATTATAGATAGCATCAAGATCAGGACAAGACCTGTTCTTATGACAGCATTTGGTACATCTGTTGGGATGATTCCTATAGCACTTGGATGGGCTCTTGGTCTTGAGAGGCTCGCTCCTCTTGGTACTGTTGCCATAGGTGGCCTGATTGTTGGAACGTTCCTCACTTTAATATATGTTCCACTTCTCTACTACTTCTTGTTCAAAATCAGAGAGAGAGTAAAACTCCTTTTCACTTGA
- a CDS encoding efflux RND transporter periplasmic adaptor subunit, with amino-acid sequence MNKKILKIVITAVVIGLIAFGAVSLLKKRKAQLSNLPTPEIPVYVVKGAIVKKGQITVKRTFLGKVYSDNEVKVSTKFGGYIKSVKINEGDKVKKGQIIATVDPTPVNLEIQNLKHNIDILKNQLKALTVQKEATEIALKTAENIYKRDLRLFKKKAISKEKLEISQTNYEKAKASYEAVLSNIQSTKDKIKETKNRIKIRQNDLNYLYIKSPVDGVVSRILLKEGNYAGKGKPIAVIQKTGNYKILVSLPLLLKEGTQVFLKTENSVIKTKINRVYPETDKNSLYTAEIRLNRLPEDIKIGSLINVDFIVSEKEGLIVPRNAIFHMTGGTYILTVKDSRFVKIPVKIVAEDEGNAIIKGDISEGTPVAVAEENKLRILSTGKKGKLVLQR; translated from the coding sequence ATGAATAAGAAAATACTAAAAATTGTTATAACTGCTGTTGTAATTGGTTTAATTGCTTTTGGGGCAGTCTCTCTGCTAAAAAAACGCAAGGCTCAACTTTCTAATCTACCGACACCTGAAATACCTGTTTATGTAGTTAAGGGAGCTATAGTAAAAAAAGGGCAGATAACTGTAAAAAGGACATTTTTAGGAAAAGTATACTCAGATAACGAGGTAAAGGTATCAACAAAGTTTGGAGGATATATTAAGAGCGTAAAGATAAACGAAGGAGATAAAGTAAAAAAAGGACAGATAATAGCAACTGTAGATCCTACCCCTGTAAATCTGGAGATACAAAATCTTAAACATAACATAGATATCTTAAAGAACCAGCTTAAAGCTTTAACAGTCCAGAAAGAAGCTACAGAGATAGCATTAAAAACTGCAGAAAATATATACAAAAGAGATCTAAGACTTTTTAAAAAGAAAGCCATTTCAAAAGAAAAGTTAGAAATATCCCAGACAAACTATGAAAAAGCAAAGGCTTCTTATGAAGCTGTATTGTCCAATATACAGTCTACTAAAGACAAGATAAAAGAAACAAAAAACAGAATAAAAATCCGTCAAAATGACCTGAATTATCTTTACATAAAATCTCCTGTTGATGGCGTTGTTTCAAGGATCTTACTTAAAGAAGGAAATTACGCAGGAAAAGGAAAACCTATAGCTGTTATACAAAAAACAGGAAATTATAAAATTCTCGTTTCACTTCCTCTTTTATTAAAAGAAGGAACACAGGTGTTTTTAAAAACAGAGAATTCTGTGATAAAAACTAAAATAAACAGAGTTTATCCTGAAACAGATAAAAATAGTCTTTATACAGCAGAAATAAGACTAAATAGACTTCCTGAAGATATAAAGATTGGTTCTTTAATAAATGTAGACTTCATAGTGTCAGAAAAAGAAGGCCTGATAGTCCCCAGAAATGCGATTTTTCATATGACAGGTGGTACTTATATCCTGACTGTTAAGGACAGTAGATTTGTAAAGATACCTGTAAAAATCGTGGCTGAAGATGAAGGAAATGCCATTATTAAAGGAGATATATCAGAAGGAACTCCTGTTGCTGTTGCTGAGGAAAACAAACTTAGAATTCTGTCTACAGGAAAAAAAGGGAAACTGGTATTACAGAGGTAA
- a CDS encoding TolC family protein: MFFKKILLTWLLVASSVYAVSLQEIIQTAKENNPVLKQKSIEIKIQQATEKRKKAERFGEIDIFGAYNRYEGKRILYPISAPVNPRSIIGAENQFIGGISYSVPIFTGFQIEKSIEVANIGKKIKEIQYRLTKNEIIYNIKVIYMKILSLQKQREAFKTYKNSLQELYKNIKEMVEVGRKPEVDLLKVKYDLENVEATIQKIENSINSLKAALRSLSGIEDLDLSELEDISFSKSYPEANNFQLINNLDTFKQIYLKEEIDKRKVQIAKGEYFPKVFLKASVQRNMGNDEYKDLWQVSLNIKYNLFDFGKRRQSYIASRLELSKTKQQERTVKLSLISRIEEAVNRIKTAEAQIKAKEKQVSFAKEVEKIEKAKYEEGVSELYDYLYAKSQFYIAKSQYYQALYNREIAISYLRYLLEEYKDE; this comes from the coding sequence ATGTTTTTCAAAAAAATCCTGTTAACATGGCTTTTAGTAGCTTCTTCGGTTTATGCCGTATCTTTACAGGAAATAATACAGACAGCAAAAGAGAATAACCCTGTTCTTAAACAAAAATCTATAGAGATAAAAATACAGCAAGCTACAGAAAAGAGAAAGAAAGCAGAAAGATTCGGAGAGATAGATATTTTTGGAGCTTACAACAGGTATGAGGGAAAGAGAATTCTATACCCTATATCAGCTCCAGTTAATCCTCGCAGTATAATCGGAGCAGAAAATCAATTTATTGGAGGAATTTCTTACTCTGTACCGATTTTTACCGGTTTTCAAATAGAAAAAAGCATAGAAGTTGCAAATATAGGAAAAAAAATAAAGGAAATCCAGTACAGACTGACAAAGAATGAGATTATTTACAACATCAAAGTGATATATATGAAAATTTTATCTCTTCAAAAACAGAGAGAAGCCTTTAAAACTTATAAAAATTCCCTTCAGGAGCTTTATAAAAATATTAAGGAGATGGTCGAGGTCGGAAGAAAACCGGAAGTGGATCTGCTTAAGGTAAAATATGATTTAGAAAATGTAGAAGCAACAATTCAAAAGATCGAAAACAGTATAAACTCTTTAAAGGCTGCACTTAGATCTTTATCTGGTATAGAAGATTTAGACCTGTCAGAATTAGAGGATATCAGTTTCAGCAAGAGCTATCCCGAGGCAAATAATTTCCAACTAATAAATAATTTAGATACCTTTAAACAGATTTATCTGAAAGAAGAGATTGATAAAAGGAAGGTTCAGATTGCCAAGGGAGAGTACTTCCCAAAAGTGTTTTTAAAAGCATCAGTACAGAGAAATATGGGGAATGATGAGTATAAAGACCTATGGCAGGTGAGTCTCAATATTAAGTATAACCTTTTTGATTTTGGTAAAAGAAGGCAGTCGTATATAGCAAGCAGATTGGAGCTCTCTAAAACAAAACAACAGGAAAGAACTGTAAAACTGTCCCTTATCTCAAGGATAGAAGAAGCAGTAAACAGGATTAAGACAGCAGAAGCCCAGATAAAAGCTAAAGAAAAACAGGTTTCTTTTGCAAAAGAAGTAGAAAAGATAGAAAAGGCAAAATACGAAGAAGGTGTTTCCGAACTATACGATTACTTATATGCAAAAAGTCAGTTTTATATTGCAAAAAGCCAGTACTATCAGGCTTTATACAACAGGGAAATAGCTATCTCTTATCTAAGATATCTGTTAGAGGAGTATAAAGATGAATAA
- a CDS encoding TetR/AcrR family transcriptional regulator, giving the protein MRKRKSIEERKEEVFLAISQIIAERGLSEVSTVEVAKRLGVSQPAIYKYFKNKDEMIVYFLKHLKKLLDDILKKAEEGKTAKEKLEIIYKEHFKLLERTKILPRVVFSDVVHIGNPEKKSKLRDAVFQYREGIKKIIEEGIKKGEIKEIDPEFGVRIFIGSILSTTLVWMLKDMGYRVVDEIDMLMENLEKTLFK; this is encoded by the coding sequence GTGAGGAAAAGAAAAAGTATTGAAGAAAGAAAAGAAGAGGTTTTTCTTGCAATATCCCAGATAATAGCAGAAAGAGGTCTTTCTGAGGTTTCAACTGTAGAAGTTGCAAAAAGACTGGGGGTCTCCCAGCCAGCTATTTACAAGTATTTCAAAAATAAAGATGAGATGATTGTTTACTTTTTGAAGCACCTAAAAAAACTTCTTGACGATATACTGAAGAAAGCTGAAGAAGGAAAGACAGCAAAAGAGAAGTTAGAGATTATATACAAAGAGCATTTTAAATTACTTGAAAGAACCAAAATTCTCCCAAGAGTCGTGTTTTCTGATGTTGTTCATATAGGTAATCCTGAGAAGAAATCAAAACTAAGAGATGCCGTTTTTCAGTACAGGGAAGGCATAAAAAAAATTATAGAAGAAGGAATAAAAAAAGGAGAAATTAAGGAGATAGACCCTGAGTTTGGTGTCAGGATTTTTATAGGAAGCATTCTGTCTACAACCCTTGTATGGATGCTTAAAGATATGGGTTACAGAGTTGTTGATGAGATTGATATGCTTATGGAAAATTTAGAAAAAACATTATTTAAGTAA
- the sucD gene encoding succinate--CoA ligase subunit alpha: MSVLVNKDTKVIVQGITGREGSFHAIQCKAYGTQVVGGVTPGKGGQDVEGIPVFDSVKEAVDNTGADCSLIFVPPPFAADAVLEAVDAGIKTVICITEGIPVNDMIPVKNYIKTYYPDTVLIGPNCPGVITPDEAKIGIMPGHIFKRGNVGIVSRSGTLTYEAAFQLSNRGIGQSTVIGIGGDPVPGTVFADVLKWFQDDPETEAIVMIGEIGGTAEEEAAEFIKEYVTKPVVAYIAGVTAPPGKRMGHAGAIIAGGKGTAEEKYKALESAGAKTVKNISFIGDAVAEVLK; the protein is encoded by the coding sequence ATGAGTGTACTGGTAAATAAAGATACAAAAGTGATTGTACAGGGAATAACAGGAAGAGAAGGTTCTTTCCATGCAATACAGTGTAAAGCTTATGGAACACAGGTTGTAGGAGGTGTTACCCCAGGAAAGGGAGGACAAGATGTAGAAGGAATCCCTGTTTTTGACTCTGTAAAAGAGGCTGTTGATAATACAGGTGCAGATTGCTCTCTTATATTTGTTCCTCCTCCATTTGCTGCAGATGCTGTTCTTGAAGCTGTAGATGCTGGTATAAAAACTGTTATATGTATAACAGAGGGAATACCTGTTAATGATATGATACCTGTTAAAAATTACATAAAAACATACTACCCTGATACTGTTTTGATAGGTCCTAACTGTCCAGGAGTTATTACTCCCGATGAAGCTAAAATAGGTATTATGCCGGGGCATATTTTCAAGAGAGGAAATGTCGGTATTGTCTCAAGATCAGGGACTTTAACATACGAAGCTGCATTTCAGCTTTCAAATAGAGGTATTGGACAGTCTACCGTTATAGGAATAGGAGGAGATCCTGTTCCGGGGACAGTTTTTGCTGATGTCCTAAAATGGTTCCAGGATGACCCTGAAACAGAGGCTATAGTCATGATAGGAGAGATTGGAGGAACTGCAGAGGAAGAAGCTGCAGAATTTATAAAAGAGTATGTAACAAAACCAGTTGTTGCTTATATTGCCGGAGTTACAGCACCTCCAGGAAAAAGAATGGGACACGCCGGAGCTATTATAGCAGGTGGTAAAGGAACAGCTGAAGAAAAATACAAAGCTCTTGAGTCTGCAGGAGCAAAGACTGTGAAAAATATATCTTTCATAGGAGATGCTGTTGCTGAAGTCCTGAAATAA
- the sucC gene encoding ADP-forming succinate--CoA ligase subunit beta, whose protein sequence is MKVHEHQAKEIFAKYGLPVPKGYPAFTVEEAVEAAQQLGSFPVVVKAQIHAGGRGKAGGVKLANSLDEVQKYAAELLGKTLVTFQTGPEGLPVSRVYIEEGTNIDKEYYVAITLDRSKSKLIIMASAEGGMEIEEVAATNPEAIITEEIDPFIGLRPFQARNIALKLGFPKNLINKVAGVFLKLYDVYIKEDASMVEINPLVLTKEGNVVVLDAKVDFDDNALFRHPDIMEMEDPTQESELEVKAKQYNLNYIKLDGNIACMVNGAGLAMATMDTIKLAGGEPANFLDVGGSANAEQIANAFKIILSDPNVKAIFINIFGGILRCDRLAEGIIQASKEVKPHVPIVVRMEGTNVELGKKMLAESGLDLIPADTMWEGAQKAVELAKKAQ, encoded by the coding sequence ATGAAAGTACATGAACATCAGGCAAAAGAGATATTTGCAAAATATGGATTGCCTGTTCCTAAAGGATATCCGGCATTTACAGTAGAAGAAGCTGTGGAAGCTGCTCAGCAACTTGGAAGTTTTCCAGTTGTTGTTAAAGCACAGATACATGCAGGAGGTAGAGGAAAAGCCGGTGGTGTAAAGCTTGCTAATAGTCTTGATGAGGTTCAGAAATACGCAGCTGAACTTTTAGGAAAAACACTCGTCACATTTCAGACAGGACCTGAGGGACTTCCAGTTAGCAGAGTTTATATTGAAGAAGGAACAAATATAGATAAAGAGTACTATGTGGCAATAACACTTGATAGGAGCAAATCAAAGCTAATTATAATGGCATCAGCTGAAGGTGGAATGGAGATAGAGGAGGTTGCTGCTACAAATCCAGAAGCTATCATAACAGAAGAGATAGATCCTTTTATAGGTCTTAGGCCATTTCAGGCAAGAAATATAGCCCTTAAGCTTGGATTTCCTAAAAATCTGATAAATAAAGTAGCAGGAGTTTTTCTAAAGCTTTACGACGTTTATATTAAAGAAGATGCATCAATGGTGGAGATAAACCCCCTTGTTCTTACAAAGGAAGGAAATGTAGTCGTCTTAGATGCAAAAGTAGATTTTGATGATAATGCACTTTTCAGACATCCAGATATTATGGAAATGGAAGATCCAACACAGGAGTCTGAACTCGAGGTTAAAGCAAAACAGTATAACCTAAACTATATAAAATTAGATGGAAATATTGCATGTATGGTAAACGGTGCAGGTCTTGCAATGGCAACAATGGATACAATAAAACTTGCCGGAGGAGAACCTGCTAATTTCTTAGATGTTGGTGGTTCAGCAAATGCTGAGCAGATAGCAAATGCTTTTAAGATCATACTCTCTGATCCTAATGTAAAGGCTATTTTTATAAATATCTTCGGTGGTATTCTCAGATGTGACAGGCTTGCAGAAGGGATAATACAGGCTTCTAAAGAAGTAAAACCTCACGTTCCGATTGTTGTAAGAATGGAAGGAACAAATGTTGAGCTTGGAAAGAAAATGCTTGCTGAGTCTGGGCTTGACCTTATTCCTGCAGATACAATGTGGGAAGGAGCCCAGAAAGCGGTAGAACTTGCAAAGAAAGCACAGTAA
- a CDS encoding Fe-S-containing hydro-lyase has translation MSEVKRITTPLTDEIIEDLKVGDRVLLSGYVYTARDAAHKRMLEEYEKTGKLPFDIKGQVIYYVGPTPPKPGQVIGSAGPTTAYRMDKYTPKLHELGLKGTIGKGWRGPEVKEALKKYRAVYFAAYGGTAALLSKHIKSSEIIAYEDLGPEAIRKLYFEDFPVIVANDMYGGDVFEEYQKKYRKLEIDP, from the coding sequence ATGTCAGAAGTAAAAAGGATAACAACACCTCTTACCGATGAAATTATTGAAGATTTAAAGGTTGGAGATAGAGTTCTCCTTAGCGGTTATGTTTATACAGCAAGGGATGCAGCCCATAAAAGAATGTTAGAAGAATACGAAAAAACAGGTAAACTTCCCTTTGATATAAAAGGTCAGGTAATTTACTATGTCGGTCCTACCCCTCCAAAACCAGGGCAGGTTATAGGCTCTGCCGGACCGACAACAGCATACCGGATGGACAAATACACTCCAAAACTTCACGAGCTTGGATTGAAAGGAACTATAGGGAAAGGATGGAGAGGGCCAGAGGTTAAGGAAGCACTAAAAAAATACAGAGCTGTTTACTTTGCCGCCTATGGAGGAACGGCGGCTCTTTTATCAAAGCATATTAAATCTTCTGAGATAATAGCCTATGAGGATTTAGGCCCTGAAGCAATAAGAAAGCTGTATTTTGAGGATTTCCCCGTGATAGTAGCAAACGATATGTACGGTGGAGATGTTTTTGAAGAGTATCAAAAAAAATACAGAAAATTAGAAATAGATCCATAA
- a CDS encoding fumarate hydratase, whose translation MREINVSEITEKVKKMVMDAEYNLPEDFVKALETAKEFEESPVGKEIINTILENSKVASTEKVAYCQDTGYPVFFVEIGQDVHITGGSIKDAINEGVRQATKEGYLRASLAFDPVFERKNTGDNTPALIYFDIVPGDKIKIKFAAKGGGSENQSRQAMLKPADGLEGVKKFVLKTIANAGPNACPPFTVGVGIGGTFDYSAVLAKKALFRPIGERHPDPRIAMLEEELLGLANQLGVGPLGFGGTVTAVDVKIEIAPVHIASLPVAVNIQCHANRHNEIEI comes from the coding sequence ATGAGAGAGATAAATGTAAGTGAGATCACAGAAAAAGTTAAAAAAATGGTTATGGATGCAGAGTATAACCTGCCTGAGGATTTTGTAAAAGCACTTGAGACAGCAAAAGAGTTTGAAGAATCTCCTGTAGGTAAAGAGATAATAAACACAATTCTTGAGAACTCAAAAGTAGCATCAACAGAAAAAGTTGCCTACTGTCAGGATACAGGATACCCTGTCTTTTTTGTGGAGATAGGGCAGGATGTACATATAACAGGTGGAAGTATAAAAGATGCTATTAATGAAGGTGTAAGACAGGCAACAAAGGAAGGTTATCTGAGAGCATCCCTCGCTTTTGATCCTGTTTTTGAGAGAAAAAATACAGGAGATAACACCCCTGCCCTTATATATTTTGACATTGTACCGGGAGATAAAATAAAGATAAAATTTGCCGCAAAAGGTGGTGGTTCAGAAAACCAGAGCAGACAGGCAATGCTTAAGCCTGCAGATGGGCTTGAGGGTGTTAAGAAATTCGTCCTGAAGACTATAGCAAATGCCGGTCCAAATGCCTGTCCACCTTTTACAGTAGGTGTTGGTATTGGAGGGACGTTTGATTATTCTGCAGTTCTTGCAAAAAAAGCCCTTTTCAGACCTATAGGAGAAAGACACCCGGATCCGAGAATAGCTATGCTTGAAGAGGAACTCTTAGGTCTTGCAAATCAGCTTGGTGTTGGTCCCCTCGGTTTTGGAGGAACAGTAACGGCAGTTGATGTAAAGATAGAGATTGCACCTGTTCATATAGCTTCACTTCCTGTGGCAGTAAATATTCAATGCCATGCAAACAGACACAATGAGATAGAAATATAA
- a CDS encoding malate dehydrogenase → MGEYKRPVVSVVGAGNVGEHVANLIAIKEIANVRMFDLARKEGDKVYEVVKGKALDIKQMAAAIDCDVEVEGFTVTPEGEGYESLEGSDIVVVTAGFPRRPGMSRDDLLSKNVGIIRTISERIAKYAPESIVIVVSNPVDVLTYAAYRITGFPKERVMGMAGVLDTARFKAFLSMELKVSVKNINAYVLGSHGDDMVPLLSVSNVGGEPLTKLISEERLKEIVERTKFGGGEIVSLMGTSAYHAPGASVVEMVDAILRDKKEILPCSVFLEGEAAEHYHVEDVCIGIPVKLGAHGVEEVIKLDFTEEEKKLWESSVRSVKSGIERIKELGLI, encoded by the coding sequence ATGGGAGAGTATAAAAGACCTGTTGTATCTGTAGTGGGGGCTGGAAATGTTGGGGAGCATGTTGCTAATCTTATAGCTATTAAAGAGATAGCAAATGTGAGGATGTTTGACCTTGCAAGGAAAGAAGGAGATAAGGTATATGAGGTAGTTAAAGGAAAAGCCCTTGATATAAAACAGATGGCTGCAGCCATTGACTGTGATGTTGAGGTTGAAGGCTTTACTGTAACGCCAGAAGGAGAAGGTTACGAATCACTTGAAGGTTCTGATATTGTTGTAGTGACTGCCGGATTTCCCAGAAGGCCAGGAATGAGTAGAGATGACCTTTTATCTAAAAATGTAGGAATAATAAGAACAATATCAGAAAGAATTGCAAAGTATGCTCCTGAATCTATTGTTATAGTAGTTTCAAATCCTGTAGATGTTTTAACATATGCTGCATACAGAATAACAGGGTTTCCTAAAGAAAGAGTCATGGGAATGGCTGGAGTTCTCGATACAGCGAGATTCAAGGCGTTTTTGTCTATGGAACTTAAAGTTTCTGTAAAAAATATTAATGCCTATGTTTTAGGTAGTCACGGGGATGATATGGTTCCTCTCTTATCTGTATCAAATGTAGGAGGAGAACCTTTAACCAAACTGATTTCTGAGGAAAGATTAAAAGAGATAGTAGAAAGAACAAAATTTGGTGGTGGTGAGATTGTTTCCCTTATGGGAACTTCTGCGTACCATGCCCCTGGAGCATCTGTGGTGGAAATGGTAGATGCGATTCTCAGAGATAAAAAAGAGATACTCCCTTGCTCAGTATTCTTAGAGGGAGAAGCTGCAGAGCATTACCATGTAGAAGATGTATGTATAGGAATTCCTGTAAAACTTGGAGCCCATGGTGTTGAGGAGGTAATAAAACTTGATTTTACAGAAGAAGAGAAAAAGCTGTGGGAATCTTCTGTTAGGTCTGTAAAATCAGGGATAGAAAGAATAAAGGAACTGGGGCTGATATAA